One Nonomuraea angiospora DNA segment encodes these proteins:
- a CDS encoding endonuclease/exonuclease/phosphatase family protein → MITAMRADVLCVQEAPRLVRWRARRGALAAAAGLRVATPGRIGGVAVLAGPRAAVLHAESHALRSFLGLERRALALAVVEIEGARLAVGSLHLDLNGPARVHHAAEAVALMERAATRFGATIVLGGDINEQAHQPAWRYLAGRLADCHAVAPKGDGLTFTAARPSVRIDGVFAAREARVVSCGGVDAPIADLAGASDHLPVVAELRVGH, encoded by the coding sequence GTGATCACCGCCATGCGCGCCGACGTGCTGTGCGTGCAGGAGGCGCCCAGGCTCGTCCGCTGGCGGGCCCGGCGCGGGGCCCTGGCCGCCGCGGCGGGTCTGCGCGTGGCCACCCCCGGCCGGATCGGCGGCGTGGCCGTGCTCGCCGGCCCGCGCGCCGCCGTGCTGCACGCCGAGAGCCACGCCCTGCGGTCGTTCCTCGGGCTGGAGCGGCGCGCCCTCGCGCTCGCCGTGGTGGAGATCGAGGGGGCCCGCCTGGCCGTCGGCTCGCTCCATCTCGACCTCAACGGCCCGGCCAGGGTCCACCACGCCGCCGAGGCCGTGGCGCTGATGGAGCGCGCGGCCACCCGGTTCGGCGCGACGATCGTGCTCGGCGGCGACATCAACGAGCAGGCGCACCAGCCCGCCTGGCGCTACCTCGCCGGACGGCTGGCCGACTGCCACGCCGTGGCGCCCAAGGGCGATGGCCTGACGTTCACCGCGGCCCGGCCCTCCGTGCGCATCGACGGCGTGTTCGCGGCGCGCGAGGCGCGTGTCGTGTCGTGCGGGGGAGTGGACGCCCCGATCGCCGATCTGGCCGGGGCCAGTGACCATCTGCCTGTTGTCGCAGAGTTGCGAGTTGGGCACTAA
- a CDS encoding YciI family protein produces the protein MARYVLHLAFDGDPRRLAARPAHREHLRRLKDQGRLVTAGPWADDSGALHVYEVADEAELRDILREDPYTAVNGYEIVLMKQWTPIL, from the coding sequence ATGGCGAGATACGTACTCCACCTGGCCTTCGACGGCGACCCCCGCCGCCTCGCGGCGCGCCCCGCGCACCGGGAGCACCTGCGGCGGCTCAAGGACCAGGGGCGGCTGGTGACCGCCGGGCCCTGGGCGGACGATTCGGGGGCGCTGCACGTGTACGAGGTGGCCGACGAGGCCGAGTTGCGCGACATCCTCCGGGAGGATCCGTACACGGCGGTGAACGGCTACGAGATCGTCCTCATGAAGCAGTGGACCCCGATCCTGTGA
- a CDS encoding MerR family transcriptional regulator has translation MSDSWTIGELAERAALALRASSDGAPGVNGRVRDVPGERLIRWYTTIGLVDPPLTRRGRIAQYGRRHLLQLVAVKRLQAAGHSIAQIQTALAGATDRMLETAAGLAPASGAASDAAPGTASGAPWMPDATSGTPGPPQTHAATPPMTGAMRGRRGADAREAPDGAHPAADARRGSGAAGRRAPEHGATEQDRAHRDRAHQATAHQDDRADQDRAERRSAGAGEGSRAGDHARAGEGAPAGGDVRARDDRGDEVPGTAEAARDRQGGAREGGAREGGAREGGAREGGAREGGAREGGAREGGAREGGAREGGAREGGAREGDRGSVRGRFWAERPGKGSVRAPEAGRQRAEPDDGPLSRPRAPGAPGRARSTKPDVAAEPHVATEPDVANEGGSGGPGGAVVVGVRLGDGVRLVLDTGRVPSEEDVQAVLTAAGPLLAVLEERELI, from the coding sequence ATGAGCGACAGCTGGACCATCGGCGAACTGGCCGAGCGCGCGGCGCTGGCGCTGCGCGCGAGCTCGGACGGCGCACCGGGCGTCAACGGCCGGGTCCGCGATGTGCCCGGCGAGCGGCTGATCAGGTGGTATACGACGATCGGGCTGGTGGACCCGCCGCTGACCAGGCGCGGCCGCATCGCCCAGTACGGCCGGCGGCACCTGCTGCAACTCGTGGCCGTGAAACGGCTGCAGGCCGCCGGGCACTCGATCGCCCAGATCCAGACGGCCCTGGCGGGCGCCACAGACCGCATGCTGGAGACCGCCGCGGGCCTGGCCCCGGCGTCCGGGGCGGCCTCGGACGCGGCGCCGGGGACGGCGTCCGGAGCGCCGTGGATGCCGGATGCGACCTCCGGAACGCCGGGCCCGCCCCAGACGCATGCGGCCACTCCCCCCATGACCGGTGCCATGCGCGGCCGGAGGGGCGCTGACGCACGCGAGGCACCCGACGGCGCACACCCGGCAGCCGACGCCCGCAGGGGCAGTGGCGCGGCTGGGCGCAGGGCGCCTGAGCACGGCGCAACCGAGCAGGACAGGGCCCACCGCGACAGGGCCCACCAGGCCACGGCCCACCAGGACGACAGGGCCGACCAGGACAGGGCCGAGCGCAGGTCGGCGGGGGCCGGTGAAGGCTCACGAGCTGGTGACCATGCACGAGCCGGTGAGGGTGCACCAGCCGGTGGCGATGTGCGCGCCCGGGATGATCGGGGTGATGAGGTGCCGGGCACGGCCGAAGCCGCGCGCGATCGGCAGGGCGGCGCTCGGGAGGGCGGCGCTCGGGAGGGCGGCGCTCGGGAGGGCGGCGCTCGGGAGGGCGGCGCTCGGGAGGGCGGCGCTCGGGAGGGCGGCGCTCGGGAGGGCGGCGCTCGGGAGGGCGGCGCTCGGGAGGGCGGCGCTCGGGAGGGCGGCGCTCGGGAGGGCGATCGAGGGTCGGTGCGGGGGCGGTTCTGGGCTGAGCGACCGGGGAAAGGCAGCGTGCGGGCTCCGGAGGCGGGCCGTCAGCGGGCCGAGCCGGACGACGGGCCCCTCAGCAGGCCCCGCGCGCCCGGTGCGCCAGGTAGGGCGCGTTCGACCAAGCCGGACGTGGCCGCCGAGCCGCACGTGGCGACCGAGCCCGACGTGGCGAACGAGGGCGGGTCGGGGGGCCCGGGTGGGGCGGTTGTCGTAGGGGTCAGGTTGGGGGACGGGGTGCGGCTGGTGCTGGACACGGGCCGGGTCCCGTCCGAGGAGGACGTTCAGGCGGTGCTGACGGCGGCAGGGCCGTTGCTCGCGGTGCTCGAAGAAAGGGAGCTGATATGA
- the mmuM gene encoding homocysteine S-methyltransferase: MTALVLDGGLSTQLERLGADLGDELWSARLLLERPELVRRAHADYFAAGADVATTASYQATIAGFVRRGLDVAAAERLIRLSVELAAQARDEAGGGLVAASVGPYGAFLANGAEYTGDYDLDEDGLFDWHLPRWEILASAGADLLACETIPSYPEARVLARLLARTPEVKAWVSFSCRDGERLNDGTPITEAAALFGGNPQVVAVGANCTAPRHIPGLISCLAGGLPVVVYPNSGETWDAGHRRWLGLADPVEFGQAAKEWQLAGASLIGGCCRTTPEHIAQIRAHLS, encoded by the coding sequence GTGACTGCACTTGTCCTGGACGGCGGCCTGTCCACCCAGCTCGAACGGCTCGGCGCCGACCTCGGCGACGAGCTCTGGTCGGCGCGGCTGCTGCTGGAGCGGCCAGAGCTGGTCCGGCGCGCCCACGCCGACTACTTCGCGGCGGGCGCCGACGTGGCCACGACCGCCAGCTACCAGGCGACGATCGCCGGATTCGTCCGGCGCGGCCTGGACGTGGCGGCGGCCGAGCGGCTGATCAGGCTGTCGGTGGAGCTGGCCGCGCAGGCACGCGACGAGGCCGGGGGCGGGCTGGTGGCGGCCTCGGTCGGCCCGTACGGCGCCTTCCTGGCCAACGGCGCCGAATACACCGGCGACTACGACCTCGACGAGGACGGCCTGTTCGACTGGCACCTGCCGCGCTGGGAGATCCTCGCCTCGGCCGGGGCCGACCTGCTGGCCTGCGAGACGATCCCGTCCTATCCCGAGGCCCGGGTGCTGGCCAGGCTGCTGGCCCGCACGCCCGAGGTGAAGGCGTGGGTGAGCTTCTCGTGCCGCGACGGCGAGCGGCTCAACGACGGCACGCCGATCACCGAGGCGGCCGCGCTGTTCGGCGGAAACCCGCAGGTGGTGGCCGTCGGGGCCAACTGCACCGCGCCGCGTCACATCCCCGGGCTGATCTCGTGCCTGGCGGGCGGGCTGCCCGTGGTGGTCTACCCCAACTCGGGCGAGACGTGGGACGCCGGGCACCGCAGGTGGCTGGGGCTGGCCGACCCGGTGGAGTTCGGGCAGGCGGCCAAGGAGTGGCAGCTGGCGGGCGCGTCGCTGATCGGCGGGTGCTGCCGTACGACGCCTGAGCACATCGCGCAGATCCGCGCCCACCTGTCCTGA
- a CDS encoding MarR family winged helix-turn-helix transcriptional regulator, which yields MTHPRWLDATEMAAWRAFLSTAHLLERRIEEQLKAAAGLTHPQFEILTLLSETPGHQMRMTELAKGVVVSKSALTYQITQLEKAGLVERATCPGDERGVLAVLTDAGVRCLERVAPGHLEVVRAYLIDRVSREELRTMTSAMRKTEAVLRASG from the coding sequence GTGACGCACCCCCGATGGCTTGACGCGACGGAGATGGCGGCGTGGCGCGCCTTCCTGTCCACCGCCCACCTGCTCGAACGGCGGATCGAGGAGCAGCTCAAGGCCGCGGCCGGGCTGACCCATCCGCAGTTCGAAATCCTGACGCTGCTGTCGGAGACGCCGGGCCATCAGATGCGCATGACCGAGCTGGCCAAGGGCGTCGTGGTGTCGAAGAGCGCGCTGACGTACCAGATCACCCAGCTCGAGAAGGCGGGCCTGGTGGAGCGCGCCACCTGCCCCGGCGACGAGCGCGGGGTGCTGGCGGTGCTCACCGACGCGGGCGTGCGCTGCCTGGAACGGGTGGCGCCGGGTCACCTGGAGGTCGTGCGCGCGTACCTGATCGACCGGGTCAGCCGCGAGGAGCTGCGCACGATGACCTCGGCCATGCGGAAGACCGAGGCGGTCTTACGCGCCTCCGGGTGA
- the otsB gene encoding trehalose-phosphatase: protein MATSRAPLRFAEAVSATVSESAGSGFFFDYDGTIAPIMRDPGAVFPVAGAVARLQVLARLVSKVAIVSARPAAYLCDRFSGAPQLRLFGLYGMQTVENGRVRTAAEAEPWTPVMRRVAEEAARDLPREILIEDKALIVALHYRSAPALRGAVERWSSRKAAELGLREQYGRMVVELRPPVERDKGTVVAREIETLTRAWYFGDDLSDGRAFEALRGREERDPAFMGIRVAVANAETGDELARVADFTVDSPEDTPALLDHVISAFPGRPPVVGAGSRHR from the coding sequence ATGGCGACCTCTCGCGCCCCGCTCCGCTTCGCCGAAGCAGTGTCCGCCACCGTCTCGGAGAGCGCCGGATCCGGCTTCTTCTTCGACTACGACGGCACCATCGCGCCGATCATGCGCGACCCCGGCGCGGTGTTCCCCGTGGCCGGCGCGGTGGCACGGCTGCAGGTGCTGGCCAGGCTCGTGAGCAAGGTCGCGATCGTGTCCGCCCGCCCCGCCGCGTACCTGTGCGACCGCTTCTCGGGCGCTCCCCAGCTGCGCCTGTTCGGCCTGTACGGCATGCAGACCGTCGAGAACGGCCGGGTGCGCACGGCCGCCGAGGCCGAGCCGTGGACCCCGGTCATGCGGCGGGTGGCCGAGGAGGCCGCCCGCGACCTGCCGCGGGAGATCCTGATCGAGGACAAGGCGCTGATCGTGGCGCTGCACTACCGCTCGGCCCCGGCGCTGCGCGGCGCGGTCGAGCGGTGGTCGTCCCGCAAGGCGGCCGAGCTGGGGCTGCGGGAGCAGTACGGGCGCATGGTCGTCGAGCTCAGGCCGCCCGTCGAGCGCGACAAGGGCACGGTCGTCGCCCGCGAGATCGAGACGCTGACCCGCGCCTGGTACTTCGGCGACGACCTCTCCGACGGCCGGGCCTTCGAGGCGCTGCGCGGCAGGGAGGAGCGCGACCCGGCCTTCATGGGCATCCGGGTCGCGGTGGCCAACGCCGAGACGGGCGACGAGCTGGCCCGCGTGGCGGACTTCACGGTGGACTCCCCCGAGGACACGCCGGCCCTGCTCGACCACGTGATCAGCGCCTTCCCCGGCCGGCCTCCGGTCGTGGGCGCGGGCTCACGCCACCGGTAG
- a CDS encoding VIT domain-containing protein — MKITSLEPARCLPVPDAGFGALRTERGNLPLESVDVNVGISGLIAGVEVTQGFRNPFDVTLEATYVFPLPDRAAVTGFRMEADDRVIEGVLKERAQARADYDQALREGRRAAIAEEDRPDVFTIRVGNILPGERVSVRLSMSQPLPYEDGAATFRFPLVVAPRYIPGSPVDGPSAGDGVAPDTDAVPDASRISPPVLLPGFPDPVRLSLSATVDAAGLELRELASSLHVVEEDGHTVRLRPGERLDRDFILRLSFDASTSLQLDSGGTFALTVVPPPLQSARPPRDLVLVLDRSGSMGGWKMVAARRAAARIVDTLTAQDRFAVLTFDSVVEEAFEGLVEASDRNRYRAVEHLARVDARGGTELLEPLRRAVALLDGRNERERVVVLVTDGQVGNEDQILEQAGGALSAMRVHTVGIDRAVNAGFLGRLAGLGAGRCELVESEDRLDAAMEQIHRRIGAPLVTDLSLKGLDLEPDTVTHLGSIFPGVPLRVYGRYREGSSLTVRGLAAGGPWEEQVTGVTVDNPAIQAVWARAHLRELEDRYAMGEHDLEPRIVRTSLEYGVLCRFTAYVAVDTRQVADGGPEHRVIQPVEPPSGWELPQSPPMMGFVAQAAVMAAPPAAPRMRMPDPGLGAADAAPDFLTGGPAGGGGGFAGQPMPAPFAPRRPGGAPKSAPRPAHPLDSVRPQLVAELDRLKALPMADLLYLADLGSRLAALAAYLGGNAELETLARELESAERPGADAQALHDRAVEVLTALVGGSGPGGSGPGGSGPGGSGSGGSSGPRRGPFWKRS, encoded by the coding sequence ATGAAGATCACTTCGCTGGAGCCCGCACGGTGCCTGCCGGTGCCGGACGCCGGGTTCGGCGCGCTGCGGACCGAGCGCGGCAACCTGCCGCTCGAGAGCGTGGACGTGAACGTCGGCATCTCCGGCCTCATCGCCGGGGTCGAGGTGACGCAGGGGTTCAGGAATCCGTTCGACGTCACCCTGGAGGCCACGTACGTCTTCCCGCTGCCCGACCGGGCGGCCGTCACCGGGTTCCGGATGGAGGCCGACGACCGGGTGATCGAGGGGGTGCTGAAGGAGCGCGCCCAGGCCCGGGCCGACTACGACCAGGCGTTGCGCGAGGGCAGGCGGGCGGCGATCGCCGAGGAGGACCGGCCCGACGTGTTCACGATCCGGGTGGGCAACATCCTGCCCGGCGAGCGCGTCTCGGTCCGGCTGAGCATGAGCCAGCCCCTGCCGTACGAGGACGGCGCGGCCACGTTCCGCTTCCCGCTGGTCGTGGCCCCGCGCTACATCCCGGGCAGCCCCGTCGACGGCCCGTCCGCGGGCGACGGCGTCGCGCCGGACACCGACGCGGTGCCGGACGCGTCCAGGATCAGCCCGCCCGTCCTGCTGCCCGGCTTCCCCGACCCGGTGCGCCTGTCGCTGAGCGCGACCGTGGACGCGGCCGGGCTGGAGCTGCGCGAGCTGGCCTCCAGCCTGCACGTGGTGGAGGAGGACGGCCACACGGTACGCCTGCGCCCCGGCGAGCGGCTCGACCGCGACTTCATCCTGCGCCTGTCGTTCGACGCGTCCACGTCCCTGCAGCTCGACAGCGGGGGGACGTTCGCGCTCACCGTCGTGCCGCCGCCGCTCCAGTCCGCGCGCCCGCCGCGCGACCTGGTGCTGGTGCTCGACCGTTCCGGCAGCATGGGCGGCTGGAAGATGGTCGCCGCGAGGAGGGCCGCCGCCCGCATCGTCGACACGCTGACGGCCCAGGACAGGTTCGCGGTGCTGACGTTCGACTCGGTGGTGGAGGAGGCGTTCGAGGGGCTGGTGGAGGCGTCCGACCGCAACCGCTACCGCGCCGTCGAGCACCTCGCGCGGGTGGACGCCCGCGGCGGCACCGAGCTGCTGGAGCCGCTGCGTCGGGCCGTCGCCCTGCTGGACGGCCGGAACGAACGCGAGCGGGTCGTCGTCCTGGTCACCGACGGCCAGGTGGGCAACGAGGACCAGATCCTGGAGCAGGCGGGCGGCGCCCTGTCGGCGATGCGCGTGCACACGGTCGGCATCGACCGCGCCGTGAACGCCGGCTTCCTCGGCCGCCTGGCCGGGCTCGGCGCGGGCCGGTGCGAGCTGGTCGAGTCGGAGGACCGGCTGGACGCGGCCATGGAGCAGATCCACCGCAGGATCGGCGCTCCCCTGGTGACCGACCTCTCCCTCAAGGGGCTCGACCTCGAGCCGGACACCGTCACCCATCTCGGGTCGATCTTCCCGGGCGTGCCGCTGCGCGTGTACGGGCGCTACCGGGAAGGCTCCTCGCTGACCGTGCGCGGCCTGGCGGCCGGAGGGCCGTGGGAGGAGCAGGTCACGGGCGTGACGGTGGACAATCCGGCCATCCAGGCGGTGTGGGCCCGCGCGCACCTGCGCGAGCTGGAGGACCGCTACGCCATGGGCGAGCACGACCTGGAGCCGAGGATCGTGCGGACATCGCTGGAGTACGGCGTGCTGTGCCGCTTCACCGCGTACGTGGCGGTCGACACCAGGCAGGTCGCCGACGGAGGGCCGGAGCACCGGGTCATCCAGCCGGTCGAGCCGCCGAGCGGGTGGGAGCTGCCGCAGAGCCCGCCGATGATGGGCTTCGTGGCACAGGCGGCGGTGATGGCCGCCCCGCCGGCCGCCCCGCGGATGCGGATGCCGGACCCCGGTCTGGGTGCCGCCGACGCGGCACCGGACTTCCTGACCGGCGGGCCGGCGGGGGGCGGAGGAGGGTTCGCCGGGCAGCCGATGCCCGCTCCCTTCGCGCCGCGCAGGCCCGGCGGGGCGCCGAAGTCCGCGCCGCGTCCCGCCCACCCGCTGGACTCGGTCAGGCCGCAACTGGTGGCCGAGCTCGACCGGCTGAAGGCGCTGCCCATGGCCGACCTGCTCTACCTGGCGGACCTGGGCTCGCGGCTGGCGGCGCTGGCGGCCTACCTCGGGGGCAACGCGGAGCTGGAGACGCTGGCCCGCGAGCTGGAGTCCGCCGAGCGACCGGGCGCCGACGCCCAGGCCCTGCACGACCGGGCGGTGGAGGTCCTCACCGCCCTCGTGGGCGGCTCCGGCCCAGGCGGTTCGGGTCCAGGCGGGTCCGGCCCGGGTGGCTCCGGCTCAGGCGGGTCGAGCGGCCCTCGGCGCGGCCCGTTCTGGAAGCGCTCCTAG
- a CDS encoding DoxX family protein, with translation MIGQARPVVLLLARIAIGVIFLVHGYQKFATMGIAGTTKFFESAGIPLASVAAPAVAVLEVAGGLALILGAALPIAGTLLALDMVGAIVFVHGASGFSAGEGGYEFVLALAAASLAVGFTGGGALALDNVLARRRSPESALA, from the coding sequence ATGATCGGCCAGGCGCGCCCCGTCGTCCTTCTGCTCGCGAGGATCGCCATCGGCGTGATCTTCCTCGTCCACGGCTACCAGAAGTTCGCGACCATGGGGATCGCGGGCACGACCAAGTTCTTCGAGTCCGCGGGCATCCCGCTGGCCTCCGTGGCCGCTCCCGCCGTCGCCGTGCTGGAGGTGGCCGGCGGGCTCGCGCTGATCCTGGGCGCCGCGCTGCCGATCGCCGGCACGCTGCTGGCCCTCGACATGGTGGGCGCCATCGTGTTCGTGCACGGCGCGAGCGGGTTCAGCGCCGGCGAGGGCGGCTACGAGTTCGTCCTGGCGCTGGCCGCGGCCAGCCTGGCCGTCGGCTTCACCGGTGGGGGCGCGCTGGCCCTGGACAACGTCCTGGCCCGCCGCCGCAGCCCCGAGTCGGCGCTCGCCTGA
- a CDS encoding lysophospholipid acyltransferase family protein: MFYWVVKAILGPFLLAVFRPWTEGADNVPKQGPAILAGNHLSFADHFFGPLQIRRKVISLGKADYFTGRGIKGFFTRLFFSGVGTVPIDRSGGKASEAALRTGLRILREGHILGIYPEGTRSPDGRLYKGKTGVARLALESRAPVIPWAVINTYEMMPPGRPLPKLGIRPGVKFGKPLDFSRYYGMEDDRLVLRAVTDEIMYALMELSGQEYVDKYAASAKVELERAARAAAAKG, encoded by the coding sequence GTGTTCTACTGGGTGGTCAAGGCCATCTTGGGTCCGTTCCTCCTCGCAGTCTTCCGGCCGTGGACGGAGGGCGCCGACAATGTGCCCAAGCAGGGGCCCGCGATCCTGGCCGGCAACCACCTGTCCTTCGCCGACCACTTCTTCGGCCCGCTGCAGATCCGCCGCAAGGTCATCTCGCTCGGCAAGGCCGACTACTTCACCGGGCGCGGCATCAAGGGCTTCTTCACCCGGCTGTTCTTCAGCGGCGTCGGCACCGTGCCGATCGACCGCTCCGGCGGCAAGGCGAGCGAGGCGGCGCTGCGCACCGGCCTGCGCATCCTGCGTGAGGGCCACATCCTCGGCATCTACCCCGAGGGCACCCGCTCGCCCGACGGCCGCCTCTACAAGGGCAAGACCGGCGTGGCCAGGCTCGCCCTGGAGTCACGGGCGCCGGTGATCCCGTGGGCCGTGATCAACACCTACGAGATGATGCCGCCGGGGCGGCCGCTGCCCAAGCTCGGGATCCGGCCGGGCGTCAAGTTCGGCAAGCCGCTCGACTTCTCCCGCTACTACGGGATGGAGGACGACCGGCTGGTGCTGCGCGCCGTGACCGACGAGATCATGTACGCCCTGATGGAGCTGTCCGGGCAGGAATACGTCGACAAGTACGCCGCGAGCGCCAAGGTGGAGCTGGAGCGCGCCGCGCGCGCCGCCGCCGCCAAGGGATGA
- a CDS encoding Dps family protein, whose amino-acid sequence MATITGPLSGDARDTVAEALQGALVDLIDLSLVAKQAHWNLIGPHFRPIHLQLDELTELARTHMDTIAERAVALGINPDGRSTTVARSTKLQQPESGWIEDGKVVATITGLLDGVSKRMHERVRVTDEPDPVTQDLLIAVAQEIDKQHWMFQAQA is encoded by the coding sequence ATGGCCACGATCACCGGCCCGCTCTCGGGAGATGCCAGGGACACCGTCGCGGAGGCCCTGCAGGGGGCTCTGGTTGATCTCATCGACCTCTCGCTGGTCGCCAAGCAGGCGCACTGGAACCTCATCGGCCCGCACTTCCGCCCGATCCACCTCCAGCTCGACGAGCTCACCGAGCTCGCCAGGACCCACATGGACACCATCGCCGAACGCGCCGTCGCCCTCGGGATCAACCCGGACGGACGTTCCACCACGGTCGCCAGGTCCACGAAGCTCCAGCAGCCGGAGTCCGGCTGGATCGAGGACGGCAAGGTCGTGGCGACGATCACCGGCCTGCTGGACGGTGTCAGCAAGCGGATGCACGAGCGCGTAAGGGTCACCGACGAGCCCGACCCGGTCACTCAGGACCTGCTCATCGCGGTGGCGCAGGAGATCGACAAGCAGCACTGGATGTTCCAGGCCCAGGCCTGA
- a CDS encoding alpha/beta hydrolase, whose protein sequence is MPLMPGAEPYHHRAGQIGVLLCHGFTGTPQSLRPWGEFLAAHGVSVSLPRQPGHGTTWQEMNRTRWEDWYAEVEKAFANLQGRCSDVFVAGLSLGGCLALRLAEVHGPAIAGVIAVNPSIANDVPLLKLAPLLKWFVPSVPGVANDVKKPGVTELGYARTPVKAAASLPSLWSLVQADLAKVTQPLLVFHSTEDHVVKPTSVAIIRARVPQATIEELSDSYHVATLDNDADRIFAGSLDFIRTHASVPLQRD, encoded by the coding sequence ATGCCGCTCATGCCAGGCGCGGAGCCGTACCACCATCGAGCGGGCCAGATCGGGGTGCTGCTCTGCCACGGGTTCACCGGCACGCCGCAGTCGCTGCGGCCCTGGGGGGAGTTCCTGGCCGCGCACGGGGTGAGCGTCTCGCTGCCCCGCCAGCCCGGACACGGCACCACGTGGCAGGAGATGAACAGGACGCGCTGGGAGGACTGGTACGCCGAGGTGGAGAAGGCGTTCGCGAACCTCCAGGGGCGCTGCTCGGACGTGTTCGTGGCGGGGCTGTCGCTGGGCGGCTGCCTGGCGCTGCGACTCGCCGAGGTGCACGGCCCGGCGATCGCCGGCGTGATCGCGGTCAACCCGTCGATCGCGAACGACGTGCCGCTGCTCAAGCTCGCTCCGCTGCTCAAGTGGTTCGTGCCGTCGGTGCCCGGCGTCGCCAACGACGTCAAGAAACCCGGCGTGACCGAGCTGGGCTATGCCCGCACCCCGGTGAAGGCGGCCGCGTCGCTGCCCTCGCTGTGGTCGCTGGTGCAGGCCGACCTGGCTAAAGTGACGCAACCACTGCTGGTCTTCCACAGCACGGAGGACCATGTGGTCAAGCCGACGAGTGTGGCGATCATCCGCGCGAGGGTCCCACAGGCCACGATCGAGGAGCTAAGCGATAGCTACCATGTTGCGACGCTTGACAACGATGCCGACAGGATCTTTGCCGGGAGCCTCGACTTCATCCGGACACATGCCTCGGTACCCTTGCAGAGGGACTGA
- a CDS encoding Crp/Fnr family transcriptional regulator produces MTYTLADLPMFGGLDDGRLGGLAALSRRRRYPAGQVLCTEGDPAEQLIVLLDGRVRAGRVSAEGKEVVLAVEEAPVAFDKTALLVDGPHRATRTAMTAVEVAYLPRSAVLELLAAEPSVAARLLRTLAATVRDLDERLTDAAVRDVPSRVATWLVRRCATGRRQGRVPLHAGQAGLGAEIGATRVSVNRALRGFERRGMIEIRAGEVVVLDPRALARLAALPDPDPAS; encoded by the coding sequence ATGACGTACACGCTGGCCGATTTGCCGATGTTCGGCGGGCTCGACGACGGGCGGCTGGGCGGGCTCGCGGCGCTGTCGCGGCGGCGGCGCTACCCGGCCGGGCAGGTGCTGTGCACCGAGGGCGACCCGGCGGAGCAGCTGATCGTGCTGCTCGACGGGCGGGTCAGGGCCGGGCGGGTGAGCGCCGAGGGCAAGGAGGTGGTGCTCGCCGTGGAGGAGGCGCCCGTCGCGTTCGACAAGACGGCGCTCCTCGTGGACGGCCCGCACCGCGCGACCCGGACGGCCATGACGGCGGTGGAGGTGGCCTACCTGCCGCGCTCGGCGGTGCTGGAGCTCCTCGCCGCCGAACCGTCCGTCGCGGCGCGGCTGCTGCGCACGCTGGCCGCCACCGTACGGGACCTCGACGAGCGGCTCACCGACGCGGCGGTGCGCGACGTGCCCTCCCGCGTGGCCACCTGGCTGGTACGGCGCTGCGCCACGGGCCGGCGCCAGGGCCGGGTGCCGCTCCACGCGGGCCAGGCGGGCCTGGGGGCCGAGATCGGCGCGACCAGGGTGAGCGTCAACCGGGCACTGCGCGGGTTCGAGCGGCGGGGGATGATCGAGATCCGGGCCGGCGAGGTGGTCGTGCTGGACCCGCGCGCCCTCGCCCGCCTGGCGGCCCTCCCGGACCCGGACCCGGCGTCCTGA